The following proteins are encoded in a genomic region of Alistipes shahii WAL 8301:
- a CDS encoding putative porin has protein sequence MSRFSNRILLTLLLGLFFAAPEAVRSQGFDAKTLQRAQRNGQTGNLYGSNPYEQTEGEEGENQQPQDTTKKERKIRKPLESYFFNDSIRALNNFKWHVSRDFNRVEIGPLDTTLTDYRIDYPFYREDVGDIAQGALGQTSLPLNYFRRPQFFDFSFASPYYAYTYNMENVPFYNTKKPMIRMNYAESGQKRFREENFGIMHAQNISPTTGFNIDYKARGTRGQYVWSRTKNHNLAVAVSHTGRRYSVHAGYYNNHIEQQENGGVVGEWAIADTTFEMPSGVPMRLADAEARNLYRNNAFFVTQSYGIPLQRLTESDFSMANLSAVYIGHSFEYSSWSKVYTDRNEPYTNERDHRDENGDFVSAEGHYYGNWFINPAETRDSIYERNISNRFFVQAQPWDRNGIVGTLDAGIGIDMHTYSQFELKDYLTGKYTKVNKTSYFFYGSVSGKIKKYVDWDGNLRFYPSGYRGGDLSIGAHLALKGYLRGHPLILEGRFSMDRRSPTYWQENLFSNHYIWNTPLSKENETRFEVKFSVPDFAFEAGAWQGVVSDKIYYASDSNVAQHSGNVSLTSVYARKDFRLGGLHLDNRVLLQWSTDQDVVPVPLLSAFLSYYYEFWVVRDVLRLQIGLDGRYNTKYYAPGYNPALSVYYNQREVETGNYPYMDAFVMGKWKRMRIFLKYQHVNKGLFGNGEYFSAARYPLNPGMFKIGISWGFYD, from the coding sequence ATGTCGAGATTTTCGAACCGCATATTGCTGACGCTCCTGCTCGGTCTGTTTTTTGCAGCGCCCGAGGCGGTGCGCTCCCAAGGCTTCGATGCGAAGACCTTGCAGCGCGCCCAGCGCAACGGCCAGACGGGTAACCTCTACGGCAGCAATCCCTACGAGCAGACCGAAGGCGAGGAGGGCGAGAACCAGCAGCCGCAGGACACCACCAAGAAGGAACGGAAAATCCGCAAGCCGCTCGAGTCCTATTTTTTCAATGACTCGATCCGCGCGCTGAACAACTTCAAATGGCACGTGAGCCGCGATTTCAACCGCGTCGAGATCGGGCCTTTGGACACCACGCTGACCGATTACCGGATCGACTATCCGTTCTACCGGGAGGACGTGGGCGACATCGCCCAGGGGGCTTTGGGCCAGACGTCGCTGCCGTTGAACTATTTCCGGCGTCCGCAGTTCTTTGACTTCAGTTTTGCGAGTCCCTACTACGCGTACACCTACAACATGGAGAACGTGCCCTTCTACAACACGAAGAAGCCGATGATCCGGATGAATTACGCGGAGTCGGGGCAGAAGCGTTTCCGTGAGGAGAATTTCGGCATCATGCATGCGCAGAACATCTCTCCGACGACGGGTTTCAACATCGACTACAAGGCGCGGGGCACGCGCGGCCAGTACGTCTGGTCGCGGACCAAGAACCACAACCTTGCGGTGGCCGTCAGCCACACGGGCAGGCGGTATTCGGTCCATGCGGGCTACTACAACAACCACATCGAGCAGCAGGAGAACGGCGGCGTGGTCGGCGAGTGGGCCATTGCGGACACGACGTTCGAGATGCCTTCGGGCGTGCCGATGCGGCTGGCCGACGCCGAGGCCAGGAACCTCTACCGCAACAACGCCTTCTTCGTCACGCAGTCCTACGGCATTCCGCTGCAACGGCTCACGGAGAGCGATTTCTCGATGGCGAACCTCTCGGCGGTGTATATCGGCCATTCGTTCGAGTACAGTTCGTGGAGCAAGGTCTACACCGACAGGAACGAGCCTTATACGAATGAACGGGACCACCGGGACGAGAACGGCGATTTCGTCTCCGCGGAGGGGCATTATTACGGCAACTGGTTCATCAACCCTGCGGAGACGCGCGACTCGATCTACGAGCGGAACATTTCGAACCGCTTCTTCGTGCAGGCGCAGCCCTGGGACCGGAACGGAATCGTGGGGACGCTCGACGCCGGCATCGGCATCGACATGCACACCTACTCGCAATTCGAACTGAAAGATTACCTGACGGGGAAGTACACGAAGGTCAACAAGACGAGTTACTTCTTTTACGGCTCCGTCAGCGGAAAGATAAAGAAATATGTCGACTGGGACGGAAACCTCCGTTTCTACCCGTCGGGATACAGAGGCGGAGATCTCTCGATCGGCGCGCACCTCGCGCTGAAAGGCTATCTGCGCGGACACCCCCTGATTCTCGAAGGCCGGTTCTCGATGGACCGCCGCTCGCCGACCTACTGGCAGGAGAATCTGTTCTCTAACCATTATATATGGAACACTCCTTTAAGCAAGGAGAATGAAACTCGGTTCGAGGTCAAGTTTTCGGTTCCCGATTTCGCGTTCGAAGCGGGGGCATGGCAGGGAGTCGTCTCCGACAAGATTTACTATGCGTCGGACAGCAACGTCGCCCAGCACAGCGGCAACGTCAGCCTCACGAGTGTGTATGCTCGCAAAGATTTCCGTTTAGGCGGACTTCATTTGGACAACAGGGTATTGTTGCAGTGGAGCACGGATCAAGATGTTGTACCCGTTCCGCTTTTGAGCGCCTTCCTGTCGTATTACTACGAATTCTGGGTCGTGCGCGATGTGCTGCGCCTGCAGATCGGTCTGGACGGACGCTATAATACCAAGTATTATGCGCCCGGTTACAATCCGGCTCTGTCGGTGTATTACAACCAACGGGAGGTCGAGACGGGGAATTACCCCTATATGGACGCTTTCGTCATGGGAAAGTGGAAGAGAATGCGGATATTCCTGAAATATCAGCATGTGAACAAGGGACTGTTCGGTAACGGAGAATATTTCTCGGCGGCTCGCTATCCGCTCAATCCGGGCATGTTCAAAATCGGTATCTCATGGGGATTCTATGATTGA
- the pssA gene encoding CDP-diacylglycerol--serine O-phosphatidyltransferase, which yields MKIKLFTIPNLLTLSNLFCGSVAVVSALVWGDLKLAFGLMVLAAVFDFFDGFAARLLNQSSPIGLQLDSLADDISFGLAPAAIMYSLYQWMPGIWLPEGYPGLVVFVFTACAALRLAKFNIDDTQRTEFCGLPSPAAAMLCGSLGLLFETSGLELPREAISAIAVVVGLLMISNVRMFALKFHGFGWKGNELRYGFIIAAVVTAVLLRGYAVPAIIVLYILVSLVRGLACRTKGCGKAE from the coding sequence ATGAAAATCAAACTCTTCACGATACCCAATCTGCTGACTCTGTCGAACCTGTTCTGCGGTTCGGTGGCGGTGGTTTCGGCGCTGGTTTGGGGCGACCTGAAGCTGGCCTTCGGCCTGATGGTTCTGGCCGCCGTGTTCGACTTTTTCGACGGCTTCGCAGCGCGTCTGCTCAACCAGAGTTCGCCCATCGGGCTGCAACTCGATTCGCTGGCCGACGACATCTCATTCGGACTGGCCCCGGCGGCGATCATGTATTCGCTCTATCAATGGATGCCCGGCATCTGGCTGCCCGAAGGGTATCCGGGGCTGGTCGTTTTCGTCTTTACGGCCTGCGCCGCGTTGCGGCTGGCGAAATTCAATATTGACGACACGCAGCGCACGGAGTTCTGCGGACTGCCCAGCCCGGCGGCGGCGATGCTCTGCGGTTCGCTGGGGCTGTTGTTCGAGACCAGCGGACTGGAACTTCCGCGCGAGGCGATTTCTGCCATTGCCGTGGTCGTGGGACTGCTGATGATCTCGAATGTGAGGATGTTCGCCCTTAAATTCCACGGCTTCGGCTGGAAAGGGAACGAACTGCGCTACGGATTCATCATCGCGGCCGTCGTGACGGCCGTCCTCCTGCGCGGTTACGCCGTGCCGGCGATCATCGTGCTGTATATCCTCGTTTCGCTGGTGCGGGGGCTTGCCTGCCGGACAAAAGGCTGTGGGAAAGCCGAATAG
- a CDS encoding mannose-1-phosphate guanylyltransferase, whose product MSSNKYCVIMAGGIGTRFWPKSRQSMPKQFLDILGTGKSFIRHTYERFAKMVPAENFLVVTNDKYKSLVLEHIPEIGEKQVLCEPVGRNTAPCVAYAAYTLLKRNPDAEMIVTPADHLILNEDDFRAIIAECLDFASEHDALMTVGIKPTRPDTGYGYIQVSDDKPISKVKCFTEKPDIELARVFLQSGEFYWNSGIFVWKVRSIVEAFEKYLPEHHALFSGVMRAIGTDAERNVVEIAFSECRAISIDYGIMEKADNVYVRCGEFGWSDVGTWGSVYQHSRKDRYANAVPEEGCYLYDTRSSIVSLPKDKIAVISGLKEYIVVDTDDVLMVCPRSEEQNIKKFIDEVKFHNGDKHI is encoded by the coding sequence ATGTCAAGCAATAAATATTGTGTCATCATGGCGGGCGGCATCGGGACGCGCTTCTGGCCCAAGAGCCGGCAGTCGATGCCCAAGCAGTTCCTCGACATTCTCGGGACGGGCAAATCCTTCATCCGCCACACCTACGAACGCTTCGCAAAAATGGTTCCTGCGGAGAATTTCCTCGTGGTGACCAACGATAAATACAAAAGCCTGGTTCTCGAACACATCCCGGAAATCGGCGAAAAACAAGTGCTCTGCGAACCCGTGGGCCGCAACACGGCCCCCTGCGTGGCCTATGCGGCCTACACGCTGCTGAAACGCAATCCCGATGCCGAAATGATCGTCACCCCGGCGGATCACCTGATCCTCAACGAAGACGACTTCCGGGCGATCATCGCCGAGTGTCTCGACTTCGCCTCGGAGCACGACGCGCTGATGACCGTGGGCATCAAACCCACGCGTCCCGACACGGGCTACGGCTACATCCAGGTCTCGGACGACAAACCCATCAGCAAGGTCAAGTGCTTCACCGAGAAGCCTGACATCGAACTGGCGCGGGTGTTCCTGCAATCCGGTGAGTTTTACTGGAATTCGGGCATCTTCGTGTGGAAGGTGCGCTCGATCGTCGAGGCCTTCGAGAAATACCTCCCCGAGCACCACGCGCTCTTCAGCGGCGTGATGCGCGCCATCGGAACCGACGCCGAGCGCAACGTCGTGGAGATCGCCTTTTCAGAGTGCCGCGCCATCTCGATCGACTACGGCATCATGGAGAAGGCCGACAACGTCTACGTCCGCTGCGGCGAGTTCGGCTGGAGCGACGTCGGGACGTGGGGTTCGGTCTACCAGCATTCGCGCAAGGACCGCTATGCCAACGCCGTGCCCGAAGAGGGCTGTTACCTCTACGATACACGCAGTTCGATCGTTTCGCTCCCAAAGGACAAGATCGCCGTGATCAGCGGACTGAAGGAGTACATCGTCGTCGACACGGACGACGTGCTGATGGTCTGCCCCCGCTCCGAGGAGCAGAACATCAAAAAATTCATCGACGAAGTCAAGTTCCACAACGGCGACAAGCACATCTGA
- a CDS encoding UDP-N-acetylmuramoyl-tripeptide--D-alanyl-D-alanine ligase encodes MSELYELFSQHPRISTDTRRIEPDSIFFALRGDTFDGNRFVAEALEKGAAYAVSDDPQVAASDERQRIVLVDDTLKALQDLARCHRRALGIPILAISGSNGKTTTKELVSRVLAERFEVYATRGNLNNHIGVPLTLLAMTRDTEFGVVEMGASACGELALLASVAEPNYGILTNIGLAHLEGFGGPEGVRRGKGELFDFLAANGGHAFVPADDEILTGMAAERDSLADEYYSASLADGIENHLEGSYNRFNIAAAVAVGRYFDVPDERIRHAIASYVPDNNRSQRIGTSRNTLVADCYNANPSSMRASVGNFLAEPLEERQRRVLILGDMLELGDWSEREHAAIIEMAAQDPEAELLLVGPEFAKAYDGLAEKPANVTLCPTRDDLISLLKVSPVEHSLVLVKGSHGMGLEQALEAL; translated from the coding sequence ATGTCCGAACTATACGAACTTTTCAGCCAGCACCCCCGTATCTCGACCGACACGCGCCGGATCGAGCCGGACTCCATCTTCTTCGCCCTGCGGGGCGATACCTTCGACGGCAACCGTTTCGTCGCCGAAGCGCTCGAAAAAGGCGCGGCCTACGCCGTCTCCGACGATCCGCAGGTCGCCGCTTCCGACGAGCGGCAGCGCATCGTGCTCGTCGACGACACGCTGAAAGCCTTGCAGGACCTTGCCCGCTGCCACCGCCGGGCGCTCGGAATCCCGATCCTCGCCATCTCGGGCAGCAACGGCAAAACCACCACGAAAGAGCTTGTCAGCCGCGTGCTGGCCGAGCGGTTCGAGGTCTATGCCACCCGCGGCAACCTCAACAACCACATCGGCGTGCCGCTGACGCTGCTCGCCATGACCCGCGACACGGAGTTCGGCGTGGTGGAGATGGGCGCGAGCGCCTGCGGCGAACTGGCTCTGCTGGCATCGGTCGCCGAGCCGAACTACGGCATCCTGACCAACATCGGCCTGGCGCACCTCGAAGGCTTCGGCGGACCGGAGGGGGTTCGCCGCGGCAAGGGCGAACTGTTCGACTTCCTCGCGGCGAACGGAGGCCACGCCTTCGTTCCGGCCGACGACGAAATCCTGACGGGCATGGCCGCCGAACGCGATTCGCTGGCCGACGAATATTACTCCGCATCGCTGGCCGACGGCATCGAAAACCATCTGGAAGGCAGCTACAACCGGTTCAACATCGCGGCCGCCGTCGCCGTGGGACGCTATTTCGACGTTCCCGACGAACGCATCCGCCACGCCATCGCCAGCTATGTTCCCGACAACAACCGCTCGCAGCGCATCGGAACGTCCCGCAACACGCTCGTCGCCGACTGCTACAACGCCAACCCGTCGAGCATGCGGGCTTCGGTCGGGAATTTTCTCGCCGAGCCGCTCGAAGAGCGTCAGCGCCGGGTGCTGATTCTGGGCGACATGCTCGAACTGGGCGACTGGTCCGAACGCGAACACGCCGCAATCATCGAGATGGCCGCACAGGACCCCGAAGCGGAACTGCTGCTCGTAGGTCCGGAATTCGCCAAGGCCTACGACGGACTCGCGGAAAAGCCGGCCAACGTCACGCTCTGCCCCACGCGCGACGACCTGATCTCGCTGCTGAAAGTCTCCCCCGTGGAGCACTCCCTCGTGCTGGTCAAAGGTTCGCACGGCATGGGGCTGGAGCAGGCGCTGGAGGCGCTCTGA
- a CDS encoding nucleoside triphosphate pyrophosphohydrolase family protein, whose translation MTLNEYQQHALETAIYPDDRRIIYPTLGLTGEAGEVADKVKKVIRDAHEEFTPEKKLEIVKEIGDVMWYCATLARDLGYELDDVAQMNVDKLRSRMQRNHLTGSGDNR comes from the coding sequence ATGACTCTCAACGAATACCAGCAGCACGCCCTCGAAACGGCGATCTACCCCGACGACCGCCGCATCATCTACCCCACGCTCGGACTTACGGGCGAAGCGGGCGAAGTGGCCGACAAGGTCAAAAAAGTGATCCGCGACGCCCACGAGGAGTTCACCCCCGAGAAGAAACTCGAAATCGTCAAGGAGATCGGCGACGTCATGTGGTACTGCGCCACCCTCGCCCGCGACCTGGGCTACGAACTGGACGACGTGGCGCAGATGAACGTCGACAAACTCCGCTCGCGCATGCAGCGCAACCACCTGACGGGCAGCGGCGACAACCGCTAA
- a CDS encoding OPT family oligopeptide transporter: protein MEPEKIQTSLPENAYRELKPGEEYTPVMPASSNPKEVTPYSVTMGVVMAVVFSAAAAFLGLKVGQVFEAAIPIAIIAVGMGSVLGKKNMLGQNVIIQSIGASSGVIVAGAIFTLPALYILGLDAAFWQVFLSSLFGGLLGIVLLIPFRKYFVKEMHGKYPFPEATATTEVLVSGEKGGSQAKLLAVAGLVGGLYDFVVGTFGLWTESVSTRICEWGAVAADKFKVVFGLNTSAAVLGLGYIIGLKYAMIITAGSCLVWFVIVPVVGSLAEAVDPAAMLSLLGVTRADIVADPQSIFTAENLFAFIGKPIGIGGIAMAGIIGIIRQSKIIRQAVGLAVSEFGGGKSAAAAPERTQRDISMKRILTILIATLISVFVFFHFGLLDGWVQSVTAILIVFIIAFLFTTVAANAIAIVGTNPVSGMTLMTLILSSLVLVSVGLSGTTGMTAALVIGGVVCTALSMAGGFITDLKIGYWLGTTPRKQEAWKFLGTFVAAATVAGVMIILNKSYGFVGEGALVAPQANAMAAVIQPLMTGGQTPWMLYFCGAALALVLTSIGVPALAFALGMFIPMELNAPLVVGGLVAWFVSGRSKDEGLNKARFDRGTLIASGFIAGGALMGVVSAVLKFVGVDWFLSGWASSNAAEWTGLAMYLVLIGYFAWHTLRAKKEE, encoded by the coding sequence ATGGAACCCGAAAAAATCCAAACTTCGCTGCCCGAAAACGCCTACCGCGAACTCAAGCCGGGCGAAGAGTACACGCCCGTGATGCCCGCCTCGTCGAATCCGAAGGAGGTGACGCCCTACTCGGTCACGATGGGCGTCGTCATGGCCGTCGTCTTCTCGGCCGCCGCGGCCTTTCTCGGCCTCAAGGTCGGGCAGGTCTTCGAAGCGGCCATCCCGATCGCCATCATCGCCGTGGGCATGGGCTCGGTGCTGGGCAAAAAGAACATGCTGGGGCAGAACGTCATCATCCAGTCGATCGGCGCCTCATCGGGCGTGATCGTCGCCGGAGCCATCTTCACCCTCCCGGCGCTCTACATTCTGGGCCTCGACGCCGCTTTCTGGCAGGTGTTCCTCTCGTCGCTGTTCGGCGGCCTGCTGGGCATCGTTCTGCTGATCCCCTTCCGCAAATACTTCGTCAAGGAGATGCACGGCAAATATCCCTTCCCCGAGGCCACGGCGACCACCGAGGTCCTCGTTTCGGGCGAGAAGGGCGGCTCGCAGGCCAAACTGCTGGCCGTCGCGGGACTCGTGGGCGGATTGTACGACTTCGTCGTCGGTACGTTCGGACTGTGGACCGAGTCGGTCTCGACGCGCATCTGCGAATGGGGCGCAGTCGCCGCCGACAAGTTCAAGGTGGTCTTCGGGCTGAACACCTCGGCCGCCGTGCTGGGTCTGGGGTATATCATCGGCCTGAAATACGCCATGATCATCACCGCCGGCTCGTGCCTCGTCTGGTTCGTGATCGTCCCGGTGGTCGGCTCGCTGGCCGAAGCGGTCGATCCCGCCGCGATGCTCTCGCTGCTGGGCGTCACGCGCGCCGACATCGTCGCCGACCCGCAGTCGATCTTCACCGCCGAAAACCTCTTCGCCTTCATCGGCAAGCCGATCGGCATCGGCGGCATCGCCATGGCGGGCATCATCGGCATCATCCGCCAGTCGAAGATCATCCGCCAGGCCGTAGGCCTCGCGGTCTCGGAGTTCGGAGGCGGCAAAAGCGCCGCCGCGGCCCCCGAGCGCACGCAGCGCGACATCTCGATGAAGCGCATCCTCACGATCCTGATCGCCACGCTCATTTCGGTCTTCGTCTTCTTCCACTTCGGGCTGCTCGACGGCTGGGTGCAGTCCGTCACGGCCATTCTGATCGTCTTCATCATCGCGTTCCTCTTCACGACCGTCGCGGCCAACGCCATCGCCATCGTGGGAACGAACCCCGTCTCGGGCATGACGCTGATGACGCTGATCCTCTCGTCGCTGGTGCTGGTGAGCGTGGGGCTGAGCGGCACGACGGGCATGACCGCCGCGCTGGTGATCGGCGGCGTGGTCTGCACGGCCCTGTCGATGGCCGGCGGCTTCATCACCGACCTCAAGATCGGCTACTGGCTCGGCACGACGCCCCGAAAGCAGGAGGCTTGGAAATTCCTCGGCACGTTCGTTGCTGCGGCAACCGTGGCCGGGGTGATGATCATCCTCAACAAATCCTACGGATTCGTGGGCGAAGGGGCGCTGGTGGCTCCGCAGGCCAACGCCATGGCGGCGGTGATCCAGCCCCTGATGACCGGCGGCCAGACCCCGTGGATGCTCTATTTCTGCGGCGCGGCGCTGGCCCTTGTGCTCACGTCGATCGGTGTCCCGGCCCTCGCCTTCGCGCTGGGCATGTTCATCCCCATGGAGCTGAACGCCCCGCTGGTGGTGGGCGGACTGGTGGCCTGGTTCGTCTCCGGCCGCTCGAAAGACGAGGGTCTGAACAAAGCCCGCTTCGACCGCGGCACGCTGATCGCCTCGGGCTTCATCGCCGGCGGCGCGCTGATGGGCGTGGTGAGCGCCGTGCTGAAATTCGTCGGCGTGGACTGGTTCCTCTCCGGCTGGGCCTCGTCGAACGCCGCCGAATGGACGGGCCTTGCGATGTACCTCGTTTTGATCGGCTACTTCGCCTGGCACACCCTGCGGGCCAAAAAGGAAGAATAA
- the pepT gene encoding peptidase T, with protein sequence MDLKERFLKYVSYDTQSSEESTTFPSTEKQKVLLAALRDEMEALGMTEVTMDQYGYVMGTVPASKGCENAPVIGFIAHVDTSPDMSGKEVKPRVIDEYDGGDIALNGQLTMRVADFPELAFFKGHTLIHTDGTTLLGADDKAGVAEIMTAAEYLMAHPEVKHGKIRIGFTPDEEVGRGVDFFDVKAFGADFAYTVDGGMEGELEYENFNAASAKVEIQGRNVHPGYAKNKMINAIDVACELQGLLPASQRPQFTEGYEGFYHCVGLNGTVENASVSYIIRDHDAEKFEQKKVFMWAAVDLLKKKYGDQVVTLTLKDQYYNMRKMVEPHPQVIDKALKAMEMAGVKPLVRPIRGGTDGARLSFMGLPCPNLFTGGMNFHGKFEYCSLTTMRKAQQVILNLAVLWSE encoded by the coding sequence ATGGACTTGAAAGAACGTTTTCTGAAATACGTCTCCTACGACACCCAGTCGTCGGAGGAGAGCACGACATTCCCCTCGACCGAAAAACAGAAGGTCCTCCTGGCGGCCCTGCGCGACGAGATGGAGGCCCTGGGCATGACCGAGGTCACGATGGACCAGTACGGCTACGTGATGGGCACCGTCCCCGCCTCGAAAGGGTGCGAGAACGCCCCCGTCATCGGCTTCATCGCCCACGTCGACACCTCGCCCGACATGAGCGGCAAGGAGGTGAAACCCCGCGTGATCGACGAGTACGACGGCGGCGACATCGCCCTGAACGGCCAGCTGACGATGCGGGTTGCGGACTTCCCCGAGCTGGCCTTCTTCAAGGGCCACACCCTGATCCACACCGACGGCACGACGCTGCTGGGCGCCGACGACAAGGCCGGCGTGGCGGAGATTATGACCGCCGCGGAATACCTCATGGCGCACCCCGAGGTGAAACACGGCAAGATCCGCATCGGCTTCACCCCCGACGAGGAGGTGGGCCGCGGCGTGGATTTCTTCGACGTGAAGGCCTTCGGCGCCGATTTCGCCTACACGGTCGACGGCGGCATGGAGGGCGAACTGGAGTATGAAAACTTCAACGCCGCGAGCGCGAAGGTCGAGATTCAGGGCCGCAACGTCCATCCGGGCTACGCCAAGAACAAAATGATCAATGCCATCGACGTGGCGTGCGAACTTCAGGGGTTGCTGCCCGCCTCGCAGCGTCCGCAGTTCACCGAGGGTTACGAGGGATTCTACCACTGCGTAGGGCTGAACGGCACGGTCGAGAACGCTTCGGTCAGTTACATCATCCGCGACCACGACGCCGAGAAGTTCGAGCAGAAAAAGGTCTTCATGTGGGCCGCAGTCGACCTGCTGAAAAAGAAATACGGCGACCAGGTCGTGACCCTCACGCTCAAGGATCAGTACTACAACATGCGCAAGATGGTCGAGCCGCACCCGCAGGTGATCGACAAGGCTCTGAAAGCGATGGAGATGGCCGGCGTGAAACCCCTCGTACGGCCCATTCGCGGCGGCACGGACGGCGCGCGCCTCTCGTTCATGGGCCTGCCGTGCCCCAACCTCTTCACCGGAGGCATGAATTTCCACGGCAAGTTCGAATACTGCTCGCTCACGACGATGCGCAAGGCCCAGCAGGTGATCCTGAATCTGGCGGTTCTTTGGTCTGAATAG